The Vicia villosa cultivar HV-30 ecotype Madison, WI linkage group LG1, Vvil1.0, whole genome shotgun sequence genome includes a region encoding these proteins:
- the LOC131596961 gene encoding uncharacterized protein LOC131596961, translating to MGGWCNGVWVWGDFGIPHNPSNNTVIPAVFSSVVVRDQHIVVVADPSSNNIFSEELLQLQQAVQSVSIDFNRTDIVKWQAELEGVFSVKSCYNIINANRILYGPLGEFDKALTIVWKMDVLMKIRAFGWRSFIYRLPMRGALTKRGIISFSNSSCVYCCIREETSVHLLLTCHNADLVWRDIAKWIGFDNYKARDLKESFLKW from the coding sequence ATGGGAGGGTGGTGCAATGGTGTTTGGGTGTGGGGGGATTTTGGCATCCCACACAATCCCTCGAACAACACTGTTATTCCTGCTGTTTTTTCCTCCGTAGTAGTGCGGGATCAACACATTGTGGTTGTTGCCGATCCGTCTAGCAACAACATTTTTTCTGAAGAACTGTTGCAGCTGCAGCAGGCTGTTCAATCGGTTTCTATTGATTTTAACAGAACTGATATAGTGAAATGGCAGGCTGAACTGGAGGGAGTTTTTTCGGTTAAAAGttgttataatattataaatgCTAATCGTATTTTGTATGGTCCTTTGGGAGAATTTGATAAGGCTTTAACAATCGTTTGGAAGATGGACGTCCTGATGAAGATTAGAGCTTTTGGATGGCGAAGTTTTATTTATAGACTTCCGATGAGAGGAGCTTTAACAAAAAGAGGTATTATATCTTTTTCCAACTCATCTTGTGTTTACTGTTGTATAAGGGAGGAAACTTCGGTTCATTTGCTTTTGACATGTCATAACGCGGATTTAGTTTGGAGGGATATTGCCAAATGGATTGGTTTCGATAATTATAAAGCGAGGGATTTGAAGGAAAGTTTTTTGAAATGGTAA
- the LOC131597036 gene encoding uncharacterized protein LOC131597036 produces MCCVWVVGGALGMVVKSRSYMSLGFAVAKISSLEVVAKEILSIPLIEEVVEDMLVWDEEKSEDYSVRTGYKLWRNSRSFQPNCKVDGNWDSLWNIMAPPRAAGLSSIVEYRLQTFSDAMSIILDIYSREDKKDAKRFAMVLECVWKNRVKYYSSALVGLDSPRAEGWMKCNVDTDFSSHYQTTNRGWCLRDNLGRFIIAGVAWDNVIMSPLEAEALALKEAIHSAITMNLINVIFESDS; encoded by the exons ATGTGTTGTGTTTGGGTTGTAGGTGGAGCATTGGGAATGGTAGTAAAATCAAGGTCTTACATGAGCCTTGGCTTCGCGGTAGCAAAGATTTCCTCCTTAGAG GTTGTTGCAAAAGAAATCTTGAGTATTCCCTTGATTGAGGAGGTTGTAGAGGATATGCTTGTTTGGGATGAAGAGAAAAGTGAGGATTATAGTGTTCGCACGGGTTATAAACTTTGGAGGAATTCTCGTTCTTTTCAACCAAATTGTAAAGTGGATGGTAATTGGGATAGCTTGTGGAATATTATGGCACCGCCAAGA GCAGCAGGTTTATCTTCTATTGTTGAATACCGTTTACAAACTTTCAGCGATGCTATGTCTATTATCCTTGATATTTATAGTAGAGAAGATAAGAAAGATGCGAAGCGTTTTGCTATGGTGCTAGAGTGTGTTTGGAAGAACC GTGTCAAATATTATTCCTCAGCTCTTGTTGGTTTGGATTCCCCCCGCGCGGAAGGGTGGATGAAGTGTAATGTTGATACCGATTTTAGTAGCCATTATCAGACTACAAATAGGGGTTGGTGTCTTCGAGATAATTTGGGAAGATTTATCATTGCAGGTGTAGCATGGGATAATGTCATTATGTCTCCCTTAGAAGCAGAAGCTTTGGCCCTGAAAGAAGCCATTCATAGTGCTATTACCATGAATCTGATCAATGTGATTTTCGAAAGCGATTCTTAG
- the LOC131603179 gene encoding monothiol glutaredoxin-S2, which yields MERVTKMVSERPVVIFSKSSCCMSHTIKTLFCDFGVNPAVYELDEISRGREIEQALSRLGSSPSVPTVFIGGELVGGANQVMSLHLNRSLIPMLKKAGALWV from the coding sequence ATGGAGAGAGTAACAAAGATGGTTTCAGAGAGGCCAGTGGTAATATTCAGCAAGAGTTCTTGCTGCATGAGTCATACCATAAAGACACTTTTTTGTGACTTTGGTGTGAATCCAGCAGTTTATGAACTTGATGAGATATcaagagggagagagattgaacaAGCACTTTCAAGACTTGGTTCTTCTCCATCTGTTCCAACTGTTTTCATTGGTGGTGAGCTTGTTGGTGGAGCCAATCAAGTCATGAGTCTTCATCTTAATCGCTCTTTGATTCCAATGCTTAAAAAAGCTGGAGCTCTTTGGGTTTAA